GGGAGCTGCAGACTTTTCTCTGCTGTTCCAACCCTACTAACCTCAGTTGCTATGATGCACTCATCTTTCTCTTCTGATATGACATACACCGACTGGTACTTTGTGTCCTTTGAAGTGGAATATACTGAATCTGGTCGCTTTCTTTCAGAAGTATCACTATTGAACgcaaaaagagaaagaacaagtcAGATGACTGTTGCTTAAGGCTACCTATGAGATATACACTCCCCCTTCAAAGCCAagctgccccctgccctcagATGTGAGATACCTCTTTAGTTGTACTGCACTTTTTTCCTCTGCCTCTGAATCGTATGTTTCACACTTGGCTTCACATTTGCTGTGCTCCTCCTTAACTGAGTCCTCATTCTTGAGTTCATGCACCAAATTGTAATCCACTGATGGGTATCTGACTTTGTAACCATTTTTATCAGAGTTATCGCTGTGAAAGTCTACTTTCTTATTTGTGTTTTTAATCTGAGTGGCACCAATGACACTTATGGAAATGTCCTTCTCGCGCTGGCAGTTTGCCAGGTTATTCATAGTCTCGGTCTCACTCCTGCAGGCATCAGGCTGGTGGTGCCTCTTCTGCACTCGGAGCCTGACGCACACCACCacggcagcacagcccagcagcagcatgagGACCAGAATAATCCCAGCGCAGACGGCGATCCAGGGGAACTGGGAGTTCTGGCCTTCCGTGTACTTTTCAGTGAAGTCCACGATGACGGGGCCCTGCGGCGGCTCAGGGAGCAGGAACTGGCAGTTGAGGCCGCCGTAGCCCCGGGCACACTCACACACGTAGCGGTTGTTCCTCTCGTGGCAGGTGGCCCCATTGTGGCAAGGGTTGTGCTCGCATCTGCTCACCGGGGTGCTGCAGTTCTTCCCGTTGTATCCTGGGGGGCAGGTGCAGGAGTAGTCATTGATGCCATCCTGGCAGGTCCCTCCGTTGACGCAGGGGAAAGAGGCACAGTCGTCCACGTTGTCATCGCAGTGCCTCCCAGTGaagccagcctggcactggcagaTATAGGAGTTGCCCAGATCCACACACTGGGCTCCTGCAACACAGCAAGGGGGAAGAGCTGAGTGGTGGGCAGCCAGACACAACAGCCCCCCACTTGCTGCTCTTGAGGCAAAAGGTATAACCAGCAGCTGAGGAAAGGTCAGCTTGACCTTTGACAAGTCTAATCCAACATAAAAAGCACATGTTTTTAAGAAAGATTTTTGTTaagcagatttatttttcattctcaATTGTATTCCTTTTTTAACATTTCATTCAGCTTGAACCAGAACACTAGTCCGGGTCAGATTAACACCACATCTCGTGTTACAGAGTTTGAGTGGCAATGAATAAGGAGGATTACAGTACAGAAAGTCTTCACTAGTTTAATCAAAACAGGAAAATTACTGTTACCAGATTACAAGTAATAATGTTTAGCACTTGTGTGGCATTTGCATCCACAGACCTCTAAGACTCTTTGTAAAGGATTTGAAAGTATAATCTTCCACGTTTTCATGCATGAAGCTTCAGACCAACTTACTTGGCCATAGCCCCCCCATCAGAAAATACAATCTGAAGCAACGGCCCAAGCCATGCCCCTGCTTTCTCAGTAGAGATCCTCCTCCATCAAGTCAACTATTGACATGAGAAGGACTTTTTTACAAGAGGATATAGTGGTAGGGCAAGGCAGAacggttttaaactgaaagagagcaggtttagatAAGATGCaatgaaaaaattctttactatgagagaacaagttgcccagagaagtggtggatgttccatccctggcagtgttcaaggccagattcGATGGGGCTTTCAAtagcctggtctagtgaaaggtgtctttgcccatggcaggggtttggaactagatgacctttaaggtgccttccaacccagaccattctaTAACTCTATGACTGGTCAGTGTGCCTTGATCAGTGTGCCTCGTTATGAACTCCAGACCAGACACCAAAGTAAGGGTATGCTGTTTGGCCTTACCATTAGCACAAGGGCTGGAACTGCAGTAGTCGATTTTCTTTTCACAGTTGAAGCCAGAATAACCCAGTGGGCAGCGGCAGCTGTAGCCCCCGTCAGGGTTGTCGGTGCAGCGCCCGCCGTTGAAGCACGGCCCGTCCGCACACGTCATGGCGCTCAGCTCACAGTTCTTCCCATAGAAGCCTGGGGGGCAGGTACAGGAGTAGCTGTTCTCCAGATCCTGGGGGAAGGAAACGAGAAACTATCAAAACATTGTCTGAACTTGCTCTGAAATCcaaaaagggattttaaaaattagtaaAACTGACATTAACTCCACCCTTGGAGGAGTTTAGCAAACAACTTACGGTGCAGCTTCCACCATTCTTGCAAGGGTTGGCGTCACATTCATTGATTTCAATCTCGCAGTTGGAGCCTGTATAGCCAGGTCGGCACGAACAAGTGTAGCTCCCCTGACCAGTGTTGGTGCACGTGGCACCATTCTTGCAGGGCTTGTGGTGAGTGCAGTAGTTCAGGTCTGTAAaagatatattttctttttttaaagagagcaGCCAATATGCTTGCTACTTTGCAAGACTAGCAGACAGTGGGCGAGCTGAAAATAGTTGCCTgctttctgcattttaaaacaGATGCTCTGGCAAGGACTGAGAACTCACCCTGGTTGCAGAAGAGGCCACCCCAGCCTTCCTGGCAGTTGCACTGCCACGGCTGCTGACAGGTACCATGAAGGCAGCCTGGGTATCGGATGCACTCATCACAGTATCGCCCCTGCCAGCCCACTCTGCACCTgaaaaaaaagatgacaaaaaatTCTCTTCAGATTTAGAATTCTCCCAGTTGGAAAGCCTATCACAAACTCTGCAAGCACACCGATGCCAGGGATGAAGTTTCCTAAAAGCCCTCGGTGATCCTTCATGTGAGAAAGTCACCAAGTCCAACCGTAGCATCAGCTTTCATCAGCCCTAGCTATTTCTTCCACTTCCTTAGGTAGACCCATGGTTCTGATAGTTAATTTGCTTACTCTAATAACAAAGAGCCAAATCCTACACACAGCACTGTAAACCCATTAGGTTAATATTAATGGCAGTGATGTTTGACTTATGGAATAATACTTTGATCTGGCATCAACTGGATATTTCAAATTTCCATCTAATATGATGAAAGGCCTTTAAACCAACCCTTCAAATGTCCAATGGCTTATTTAACACCAGAGCATCAACACTGAAAGACAAAGAAGGAAGCAGGAAGGGAGTGGAAAACTTACTTGCATTCCCCCGGCTTGTCGCATAAGCCGTGCTGCTCGTCACATCCAGGCAAACAAATCGCTGTAAACAAACCAAGCAGGGAAAGACatcagcactggtgccaaaaCAATTCTCTTTTACAAGTCTGAGTCTGGGAGCACCTTGTGGGTGGGGAGTGAGTCCCTTTTACTGGGTTGGGGCAGTTAAGCGCAGCTGAATTAATCTCTGGAGTCTGAAGGAGTATTGATCTTGCCCCGTAACTGGGCACTTTACTTATCACCagggatgagcattcttcttaATACAGTTGCACACAGACAAAAGAGGGCTCACAATTGCTCccttccccacagcccctcaccccccttcccttcccagtgaGGGTCAGAAGTCCTTTTTTCCAATTCTATGCACACAGCTCCACCTCTTAATATCCCCCGAAAGTGTGTGTGCAGATAAGAGTGGACAGCTGGTGTGCAGGGTGCCAGTGCAAGACAGCTGCTCTATTGTCTattctctcccagcagctgccccactGCAACAATACCCCGGCCCCGGAGCCAATGGGGCCGGCGGCCGGCCACCGGGCAGCCTATCCCTGCCCACAGCTAATCTATGGCACGCGCGTGATTTCGCtgcaaaaaaactttttttttttcttattcaaatAAATAAGTCTAAagttcttcctccctccctccttcccccctctgccctgctccgAAAAGGGGCGGGTGGGTGGGTGCAGCCCTGGTAAAAGAGGTAAGCGGGCCAGCGGGAGGGAGGatgagagaagggaaaaaagggactTCTGCTCATTACTTTGCCTGGTTATGGAACTCATTAAGCAGGCACTGCAAAGTTTTAATTCAACAAAGCCAGCCGGAGACAATGGCATGcgaggggaaggaggggggaagaaaaagaaagaaagaatcaGTGCTGATAATCAGATCGCCTCCAAGTTGGAAAGAATGGAGCTGGGGGCAAGGCAACGGGAAGCAATCTGCGACTGGCAGCTCCACTCACTAACGGCAAAACATTCTTTTTGCATGCACACATAAACACATATCCCCTGCCTAGTAGGTTTGTGTCAGTGCTAtaagctggttttttttttctgagagggaaaacacagcagagaacGTACGTCAAGAAAGTAAGTCAACGTAAGTCAAGAAAGATGGACAGCCTTCTGCTTCGCTGTCGGAATAGCAGAGATGTACAGGCATTCAAAAGTGCTGACAGCCCCAAAAGAGCTCATTATCAAAATGCTTCCTTTTTCCCCACCCCTTGACACAACTGGGCTAGGCACTTTTGATCATAGGAAAGGTTGTAACTCTCATTTAAAACACTATCAAAGAAAATGCAAGCCCCTTTGCCTGCTGTTTATTGTACAACATCTTACCGTGAACTCCTAAAAGCATCCTAGCACTCACTAACAGTGTGAATAATCAATCAGGAATGGTTTGATAGCAGCTCAGCTGAGACCACAGTGTAGGTGGGtttaaagagaaacaaaaacacAACAAGAAGAAAGCTGAGAGGCTGCTTTGCAGCCTGGAACTGTTTTcttcctgcctgcctggccCTTGGATGACGGCAGAGGAGCACTGGCTCAGTACGTCATCTGCCAGCGTATTTCAGACCCATGTATACACACAAACAGGGAATGCCgtcacaggctgcagcaggggctctgtgtgcaCATTTGGGTGTACACTGCTATGGATCTACAAAGGGCGGAATCTCATACAACTGGAAAGTATCTGACATCCTGGACTATCCTGTCTGTGATCTGCTTACTGTcccagcttttcctgctgtACCAACACACCACATTCCTCAAAAACTTCAAGCTCTGGGGTATGTTTCATGTCCCTCACTACTTTATTGATATTAATTATCATGGCAATGGGACAGAAGAGAGATGAGGAATAAGTTGAACGTTCTCGTGGCCCCATGTGCAGAAATTGTTAGTGGCAGCATATAAGTACCCCAAATGAGAAATGTGCAGTCTAAAAGCCATAGAGAATGTCTTGGAATTCCCGATATTTTTCTTAATACAAGACCACAGAGGATCAGACCATAGCAAGCCTACCCACAAGGCTGTCACATGGATATTGCCAAAGCCTAGCTCCCTCCCCTGAAACTATGTACCCTGTAGGTGATGATATCAAAGTTGTGTGGCTGGAGGGTGGATAGGTATAAAAAGTAGTCCtgatatattttaataaatcctCAAGCAACTGCTGAACATTTTGCTTCCAGATTAAATGATCTAAAGCAAATGAGCAAGAGTGTAGTGTTGGCACTGACATTTTGTTGGCTTGAGAAGGGGCTGTCTGCATTAACTTTCTGTGGCAATGCTGACATCTCCCATCCCTCACACTGGTAAGGCTTGGGCACAGAACCAGACATCCATCCGCCATTGCTTGGTTCTCCCTCCCCATGGGGCCTGATGTCAGAGAATCAGCCCTCCACCAACCCCAAGTGCTCAGGAGACACTGCTGCAAGGGGCACCCAAGGAGACAAGGAGGTGACACTTACGCTCAGTGCAGTACTGGCCTTTCCAGCCCGGGTTGCAGACTTTCTCGCCACGCTCTCCACAGGTGAAGTGACCAAAGGCATCATCCCGGGGCCGGCAGAAGACAGAGCAGCCTTCTCCGTAGTAGTGCTCGTCGCACACGAAGCGATAGGAGTACTTGAGGTCGGTGCGGCCGCTGCTGTGCAGGTCCTGGGACCACTCTTCACCCACTGCCAAGTGTCTCTGGGTGGCCAGGCGGCTGATGAGGCGCTCAGGGTTTTCTGTGGGGAAGTGGAGAGGAGAGTGGTTAGAGAGCCCAAagcaggcagggcacagggggtcTCTGGTGGGAGGGGAGCTACAGAGGCAGGATGACATGGCTGCATGCCAACAGGTTGGCCTCTGTTGCCACAGCTCTACTGTGGAGGAGAATGTGCTACACACTGAGAGAAAAGGGACAAAATAGGGTTGCAGGACTGGGATTATTACAGGGAAAAGTGTGTTTCAGGACACTTACCAGTGGTGAGGTCATCAGGTGAGTCCGTATGCAGAGCCTCAATGATGAGCGAGAAGGTGCCCTGTGAAAAGAAGGAGACACAACCGACCAGGAGCGCATGAGAGCAGGTAGGCCCAAGGGACAGTGCCACCATTCCCCAGGAGTCAGCAGTCATTATCCCCCTCCCATCTTCACACTTCAAGGGGATTGGTGGCCTCTTGGAATGgcacgggacgggacgggatggATATGTGCCGCCCCTCCAGCATCGCCCCCCACTTACGGGCCAGGTGAAGCCGAAGGGGAAGCGGATGGGATTGCTGAAGGCGGGGTCGGCACCGCCCGCGCCGTCGGGGACGCTGAAGGAGTTGGCGCCGAGCACGGGGGTGATGGCGCTGCCGTAGGTGCAGGGCGGCTCGGGGGACACGCTGGCCTGGTAGTGCTTGAGGCAGACGCGGAAGAAGGTCTTGCAGTCGCACTGCTGGAGCCCGCCGgcgccggggccgcccccgcgGCAGCAATTGCGGTTGCTGAGCAGCCCCTTCTTATTGACAAACTCCTGCAGCTTCAGCTCGAAGACCCCGGAGGAGCCGACCTGCGGGGCGGGGACAGCGGCCGTCAGCTCCCGAGCAGCCCgctccccagcccggccccggtGGGCACCCCCTGCCCGCTCCTTACGGCTGCAAGCGGCAGCGACAGACCCCGGCATCCCGGCGGGACCCCTGGTGCCGGGACCCCCCTGGTGCCGGGACCCCCCGGTGCAGGCATTCCTATCCCCGGCATCCCCGCGGGACTCCCCGGTGCAGGCATTCCTGTCCCTGGCATCCCCGGGGCAGGGACCCCCCGGTGCAGGCATTGCTGTCCCCCACGCCGCGGGCACTTACCTGGCAGCGGCTCAGCAGCACCGAGAGGACGGCGAGCGTCAGCAGGAACCGACCTCCCATTTTGGAGGTGCAGCTCTGGTGCCCTCGCTTTCCTCCCCCTTATCTTCTCgtcagagggaaaaggggaaagtgTCTTTCGGGATAAGGGAAAAAACACAGCGGCCAAAGCCGCTcgtcccagcagagctggaagagTTAGTGTCACGGTCTCCTTCTTTCAGGAGTGTctctgactttttttcccttttgccgATACCTCTAAATGTAGTCTGTCGGCAACTGACAGCTCTTTCGGAtggcaaaagaaaaagagaggaaaaaaggacggggaaaaaaataatatttatctgTTAAACTCTTTTTCTTTCGCAATCCACGATggtcctccttttctccaggaagaaaaaataaaaataataaaataaaagcaacttAATTCCCAACAGAGGCAGAGAAAATGCTTCCCAAGGAAGATTAAAAATTGGCGATCTGGAAATCCCTGCAGAGGCAGCGGCGGAGGCAGCGGCGATAATTCCCGGGGCGGTGCGATTCGGGAGCGGCTCTGCGCGGCTGCGCTCGCCCAGCGCACGTCGGGGCTGGTGGGTGTCAAACAGCAGCGGTGGCGGGCAGGTCACGTCGGAGCCTTgatcccctttttctttttttttttctcttttccttttttttttttttttttttttttttttttttttttttttttttttttttttttgcaaaggaAGCGAAGCTCTCCTTCCTTGTTGTGGGTTTACTTTTGTTTTGAGAGGAATCCCAGCCAACAAAAATAAGCTCGTGTCTCAACAGCAGCGAACAGAGCGTGTCCGGGTGTGCTCCTACGGGGGAGGGGGTGCCTGCTCTGCGCTGCTGCGCTCCGCTCCGTGCCGCGGCTCGGCTCGGTTCGGCTCGGCGGCTCTCTCCGAGGGTGAAGCGCTAAGGATCTGCCTCTCCTTGGGCGCCTGCCGCCCTTATATCCCGCCGGCCGACTGCATGCCTAATGAGATGCAAATGAGCAGCCCCCCAATCTGGCTAGAGCTGTCACAAAGGAGCCACTTTTCCCTACCCTCCTCTCAATGGATCGCCAAATGGTCAGTGAGCTGTAAAATGTGCaatcctcctccccctccccttcGCGCTCACAAAACGTGTTCATTTACATTCCTGCAAATTTGGTAACCGCAAGAATCCCCCTTCTGCTCCGGCGAGAGGGTAACACCCCCTCCGCACCGGGGAGAGGCAGTGCAACACGCTCCGGCCagagagcagccccggggacgGCGGGCTGTAATTGCCTCTTGGAACGCGCAGAGCAGCCGCCGTGACCCCAAAAAGTGACTCGGTGATCGTGACTACTTCAAGGGGCTTCTCCGGCGTTAAAGGGACGAGGGAGGTGGGAGCCATCGAACCACAGCGAGGGGAGTCCCATCCCATGAGATTCACACTGCATTTACCCTGGCGGAACCGGGGTAATTGGGGAGGGGGACAACGAGCGTGGACGAAGTGACCGGGGGTTCGCTCCTCCCGAGGCTCCGCTCACGGCGCGCATCCCGCCGGCGGAGGAGCGGGGGATCCTGGGGGTCCGGCGGCGAGGCAGGACGCGGGCGGGCTGGTGGCGGGGACTCGTGGAGGGGACCCGTTTGCGGGGCTCCGCGGGTCCCGTCCCCGCCACCACCGCTGCCGGAGAGAGCCGCTCGCTGCGCCCGGGTCCCGCACCCCTCTAtgattattatcatcatcaccAGCAACCTCTCCCTCTccgtctctctctctccccctctctcttttttcGTCCTTCAGCTTAGTAAAAAGTGAGTTTGGTGTGTGTCGTTCGCGTGGCTGTCATTAAGGCCGTTTGTTATTGTGTGAGGGCTGAATCAGTTAGCTCTTTGTGCTCTCAGCTGTATGGTAATGTAGACAGCACCTGCTCCCTGCACAATGCGAGGGAGAGAAAGAGCTCCCCTCGGCGCACGCTACTGCCTCTACAACAATGTCCgcacattttttaaagaaatcccTTCCAGCACTTCCCCCCTCCgcaacacacatacacacacactcacatatGCGCACAAAATAAACTAGCCCGAATTTACACCAGTCGTCacctttataatttttttacgTGCCCATTAGACAGTACAACTTTTGTTTTGATCCTTAAAATATGGAAAAGAGTTTACTGGTGCGGTGAAAAAGGGATAGAGACTGTTACCATTTGGGCTACTTCTTAATGATGGATGGAAGCAGGGGATAAAAGTTGGAGGGCAACCCTGGCATGTCACTCGAAGCAGGGTTTTCCACTTTGTTTAGGCCCTCTGTTTAAACACCTTTGGTAGGCGCAGGCGGATTCATTAGGATGCAAGGTGTAACTGTCTCTGTAAATGTCATTTTAATTGTAACAGATCATTTCAACACAGATTAAGCTTGTGTGCGAAAGGAGAGGATTTGGCTACAATAACCTCACTGTAGGTATGCCGTGCTAAAAGCCTTATTATGGCGACTTTATTGGGTTGAAACGTGCATTTGCATGGCAAAATGTGGCTTCCATTGAAGCAGATGTCTTGATCACAAATTATCTTACAATgcgctaggaaaaaaaaaatcttaaagactTCTTAAAGTAAAAGCATTGAGTAAtaccaattaaaagaaaatcactAATGAGTTCATTCAGCCCAGCTCTTCTTGACTGTTCCAGGACTGTAGCTGCCCACATTCATTTACTGGAGGATTGTGGCACCTACCCCAAACCCAGGCCACCTACTCCAACCCTTGGTACAAGCATCCAGATCTTGGCAACATTTTGCTACTCAGCATACATCCTTTACAACAAATTGTAGTCAAACGAGCCATCTACACCCAGGTGCTTTTCCTCTCACCTCTCCCCGCCCCTCGACGCATAAGCAAAAGTTTAAAATGTACAGGAATgtttgggtttgatttttttttttcttttttaccccGGAGTTGTGTCTGGGCAGAGGGGTGACCACGATCCCGCAGGCATGGTGAGAGGACGTAG
This sequence is a window from Zonotrichia albicollis isolate bZonAlb1 chromosome 3, bZonAlb1.hap1, whole genome shotgun sequence. Protein-coding genes within it:
- the DLL1 gene encoding delta-like protein 1 encodes the protein MGGRFLLTLAVLSVLLSRCQVGSSGVFELKLQEFVNKKGLLSNRNCCRGGGPGAGGLQQCDCKTFFRVCLKHYQASVSPEPPCTYGSAITPVLGANSFSVPDGAGGADPAFSNPIRFPFGFTWPGTFSLIIEALHTDSPDDLTTENPERLISRLATQRHLAVGEEWSQDLHSSGRTDLKYSYRFVCDEHYYGEGCSVFCRPRDDAFGHFTCGERGEKVCNPGWKGQYCTEPICLPGCDEQHGLCDKPGECKCRVGWQGRYCDECIRYPGCLHGTCQQPWQCNCQEGWGGLFCNQDLNYCTHHKPCKNGATCTNTGQGSYTCSCRPGYTGSNCEIEINECDANPCKNGGSCTDLENSYSCTCPPGFYGKNCELSAMTCADGPCFNGGRCTDNPDGGYSCRCPLGYSGFNCEKKIDYCSSSPCANGAQCVDLGNSYICQCQAGFTGRHCDDNVDDCASFPCVNGGTCQDGINDYSCTCPPGYNGKNCSTPVSRCEHNPCHNGATCHERNNRYVCECARGYGGLNCQFLLPEPPQGPVIVDFTEKYTEGQNSQFPWIAVCAGIILVLMLLLGCAAVVVCVRLRVQKRHHQPDACRSETETMNNLANCQREKDISISVIGATQIKNTNKKVDFHSDNSDKNGYKVRYPSVDYNLVHELKNEDSVKEEHSKCEAKCETYDSEAEEKSAVQLKSDTSERKRPDSVYSTSKDTKYQSVYVISEEKDECIIATEV